The genome window CAGATTTTAGCCGTCACCCAGCAGAGCTTGCCCGAATCTTTTACAATGTTGTCCCTGGGCAGTTGTTATAGCCCGAAAATACCGGCCAGCCGTCGACTCTGGTGGCGCATGGCCACTTCCGGCCCGGCCACCGCGCGCCTCTCCACCCAGTCATTCTTTACCCAACCAACAAGAACATGCACGCCTCCGTAGATCCCCTGATTCCGCGCGTCACCGCGCCTTTTGGCGCCGGCTATGCCGACCTGGCCCTGGCCATCGGCGGCCTCGCCATCGGCACGGGCGAATTCGCCTCCATGAGCATCCTGCCCGTGGTCGCCGACGACCTGGGCACGACCTTGCCGCAGATGAGCCACATGATCAGCGCCTACGCGCTGGGCGTGGTCATCGGCGCGCCATTAATCACCATCTTCCTGGCGCGCATGCCGCGCCGCCTGATGCTGATCTGTCTGATGCTGATGTTCGCTGGCGGCAACTTGCTCAGCGCCATCGCCCCCAACTATGGCTTGCTGGTGGTGGCCCGCTTCGTGGCCGGCATCCCGCATGGCGCTTACTTTGGCGTGGCAGCCCTGGTGGCGGCCGCCCTGGCCGAACCGGACAAGCGCGGCCAGGCTGTCGCCCGCGTGCTGATGGGCTTGACTGTTGCGAATATCTTCGGCGTGCCGCTGGCCACGTACATCGGCCAGACCCTGGGCTGGCGCTCGGCCTTTTTGCTGGTCGCCGCGCTGGGTTTATTGACCATGCTGATGGTGCGCATCTTCGTACCGATGGTCGCTGCCGGCGATTCCAGCCCGCGCCGCGAGCTGGGCGTGTTTCGTCGCCTGCAAGTGTGGCTGACCCTGCTGATGGTGGCCATCGGTTTCGGCGGCATGTTCGCCGTCTACACCTTCATCACGCCCACCTTGCTGGAAATCACGAAAGTGTCGCCCCTGGTCATTTCTATCTTGCTGGCCATCATCGGTGTCGGCATGACCTTGGGTAATCTGATCGGCGGCTGGCTGGCCGACCGCTCGCGCCTGTGGACGATTTTTGGCGTGCTGCTGTGGAACGTGGCCGCGCTGGCCGCGTTTACCTATACCAGCAGCAATGTCTGGTTGACGGCGATCAACCTGTTCGCCATCGGCGCCGGCATCGCCGTGGCTCCCGCCGTGCAGACGCGCCTGATGGACGTGGCCGGCGACGCGCAAACCGTGGCCGCCGCCCTCAACCATTCCGCCTTCAACATCGCCAACGCGCTGGGCGCCTGGGCCGGCGGCATCGCCATCGCCATGGGCATGGGCTTGCGCTCAACGGGCTGGGTCGGCGCCATGCTGGCCTGCGGCGGCATCGTCGTGCTCGGTATTTCCGTGCTGGTGGAAAACCGCAGCCGCAATGTGGGCGGCGCGCAGCCGGCTTGATGATTTACAGAAGCGGCGGCCAGCTCAGGTCGCCCCGCCCGGAAAATGCGGGCCATGCAAACGCGACATTACGAGATTGCGCCCAGATAGTGTTCAAAAATTGCCAGATCTGCGTGTGGTAATACAAGGCCATCGAGACTGGCAATTCGTTGTTTCAGCAATGGAATCAGAGGATGGTGGCGCAACTCGTCCAACAATTCACCCTGACATGCATCATTGACTGCCACGACCAGCGAGTCCAGCATATAAACGTCGCAATGTGCCACCAGGCGGACGCCCATATCGAAACCAAGCAGGACGCTATGGGACAGTACCGTACCGAGCGCCGAGGTGCGCAGCCAGACGTCGGCATCCTCCTCATCCAGCAGCCAGGCAGCGAGGATCCAACTATCACGATGCTTTCTGCACGCCATTTCCCCTAAAGCAAGCCCAGCACAGGACGGCTCGATACGGTCATGCCTGACCAGCTCAACGAGCGTGCCGTCTTCCACCACAGCCCACTGCGGCGTGGCGGGATACAGGAGTTGAATTTCTTCCGCCGAAGAACATTGCAAAATCATTTATGCTTTCTCCCCGGGGCGCTCCACACAGCTCGCACCAAAGCCTGCACGCCATTGGTCGTAGCCCGCTCCGGCCTTGGCCGCCTCGGCCAGCAAGCGCCCCACCCCATGAAAGCCGAACAGGCTGGCGCTGGCACGCAGCGCGGCGTCATCCACCTCATCCTCGCAGACATCGAGAAACAGCTCCGCCAGCAAGCCCTGCAACGAAGCGTAGCTGCACCATACCTCGTCAATATTTTCCAGGCGAGGTCTGTCGGCTGTATTCACGCTCGAACGCGGCCAAGCCTTCCGCCTGCGCCCACAGGCTGGCGATATAGCGGAATTCATCCTCGAACGGCTGCTCGAAATCGGGCACGTCGATCGCGTATTCGCAATTACGGCTCAACATGACCAGCCAGTCGGGATAAGCTAGCGCCGGGTACAGGCGGGTCAGGATGCCGTCGAGCGACGACACGCTTTCC of Janthinobacterium sp. PAMC25594 contains these proteins:
- a CDS encoding MFS transporter, producing MHASVDPLIPRVTAPFGAGYADLALAIGGLAIGTGEFASMSILPVVADDLGTTLPQMSHMISAYALGVVIGAPLITIFLARMPRRLMLICLMLMFAGGNLLSAIAPNYGLLVVARFVAGIPHGAYFGVAALVAAALAEPDKRGQAVARVLMGLTVANIFGVPLATYIGQTLGWRSAFLLVAALGLLTMLMVRIFVPMVAAGDSSPRRELGVFRRLQVWLTLLMVAIGFGGMFAVYTFITPTLLEITKVSPLVISILLAIIGVGMTLGNLIGGWLADRSRLWTIFGVLLWNVAALAAFTYTSSNVWLTAINLFAIGAGIAVAPAVQTRLMDVAGDAQTVAAALNHSAFNIANALGAWAGGIAIAMGMGLRSTGWVGAMLACGGIVVLGISVLVENRSRNVGGAQPA